The window CTAGGTATATATAGGGAATGCTAAATCCTATTTCCTTGCTTCACACTTCACGCGTTCCAGCACTCTGCTGCCAAACAAAGTCTGTTAATTTTGTTGGATGCTTCTTCACTCTTATGCTGCGCCTAACATTTTTTGTTACTTGAGAAGTGCTGATCTGGCTACTGACTTGGTCAGGTGCATGTGCATTTTTAGCTATCATAATATCTATTATATATACATACGTTGACACTAACATACATAacaaataaataagatgttttttatttctgctagctaatacgtttttttaattttatcatgcgatttgcacaaattgcattttaatttaatgataaaaatatttctcttattaaatgcactactattatcattgagattgataaccaagtgttcaggaggaaccaaatcatcttttattggatgctcttctttgTTTCCGACACAAAGCAATAAGACACTGAATACTGGatatgttcttactttatatttcttgttagTTGAATCTTTTTCGTTTGAGGctagaagtataactttggcaagctagcttttacagtatctgtttttgtcgattttggaactactggtagtacttgacagaattaacctcccaaaccattaatttttcaccaaacagttcattaatatccaatatatatCTAGAACTTCgggcaattatttcgatcgtttAACACTTAACCATAAGTGCTTCATCCTATATTATCAATTTttatttccttataaatttagcaccattgctctactttgatttatttgtgatagttatttaagttgtttgaagaggtatatcaaatctaaagtgggtgacctcacaataaaatcgttcttggtacaccacttgctattattgctaaccgtgtcatgcctcttgatatgatatttgcatgTAATGCAttacatagaaatattatttcgattcagCTGGAgacatctacaaagaataatcctgTTATACCATAGTTGACTCTTTATAATATTATCTTGAAAGCTAgttcttgtttaggatttagctttgattgtgttTTCTCAGACacttgtatagcattttgatttttaataatatactaacctttttactttgtgttctaacgccccttttatggaataaatttatgtaccctaagattttttttaaaacttgaattagaattttactcatatgatgaatttaaaaaataattgccCGGAGTTCACAAGTGCTTCATCCCAGGCAATTATAAGAACCTGGGAGTATTCTCTTAATATTAGTtaatctcttgttttgaatatttaatcttaattataattttatctaccataaattttattttcaaagagtaaaagattgatatgatatttcacttttagatctttatgtttgtagactcattagtggtattgactcttaccaactatttttttttctctttctcatacatttatattcttaaatattttcttagttattgtttaataattgagtaatttttaatattacacgaaaaattgataaaaaatattcttttgagtagaaaaatagttcaaatataatataaaaatataattaccGTGTGGgtatattttttcttaatttcaactctttatgcagtccatttaatattacttttattttttcttcgtattgaaaattatggagtggtaatgtattgccaatacggagCATTATTATAAAACTGATTTTATTAAAcattcctacatatttttaataagaatttaatagacaaattttattaattttaaaattttaaatattaaaaattagcatagaaggtattgtagtccaaaaaataggttattgcagttatgtcctttccctatgagttattccgtttaatattttagtgttattttgatatattaatattgtatttatgctttaataataatatatactctcttttttctaaataaatttggacaatataatacattctcaaattaaattagtaataagacattataatacgttttcaaattaaattagtaatagaaattcTTAAggagtatatcctaaaagtaatatgattatatgactaaagatatttacttgttcgattttatatgaattagatagcccgaaagtaattatactaataggattcctaaaggtaaaCATGTtggattcctaacgtgtagtattatgtcctaaaactaataggattataagtttaatatctagaattccggttatatacttttattatgagttattatgcttaatattataaggttatttttgtaaaccgacattgtattcgtgcttttataataatatagatagatagatagatagatagatagattaggcaaaaatgattttttttccaATGGATATGGTTGGAATTCGTTGAAAACATATAAATGAGGCAATATACGAAATTTGAgcaagattggaggtgatttagATTGGTTTGATACCAACaatcgtagttaaaatcgagtttaaAAAATTCTTGCGCGACACACgtatcaaacatgtatctcaCACGTATATGTACATGGATATATAcgtgatacacatttgatacataTGTGACACACAGATAATACATAGTATGATATACATATCATCTTTTTCCATGTTCATattctacttcgaattttcaattcaaaccacctcaaaactctaccaaatcatttcaaaactgagattcaaacttcttaaaatttgATCCTTTtttggctacaaatagctaattggctaatattagtaatatctTATAAACTGATCAATTTTTGTACTAATTTACTTATGAACGGACATAACTGGtaatttttcttaaaatacttgcaaaataaattataaagatagattcaagcaaaagaaaattctaaaaataGACACTCAGTCACTCAACCCTCAAGATTCAAAGATAGTATAAACAAGTTAAATTAAACCGAGGAAGATTTATTTTTGCGAATAAAAAAAGAGGAACTTACATTATCCTaaattcttgaaggaaaaagaatAATAACCAAAAACAACACTACCAGCTCACCAGTCACCGATGAGACCCACCGCCCACGGCTGCCACCTCAACTGTCTCTCGCCCTATTTCCACCTGCCTAACAAGTAAACCAGTTACCTATTAATTCACTCCTCTTTCCTTTCATCTGTACCAAATCCTTTCTCCAATTCCTACCAAAAATTTCCTTTCCCAAATGGCTCGTCTTCTCTCTAATAATTCCCAAATCCAAACCCTAACCCGAACTTTAACCCGACCCAAATTCGCCCCACCTCTTCCCCTCACTCTCCGTCACCGTTCAAACTCCAACCGGTCCGGCGACGGCGATGGTTCCGGCGAAGGCGAACCACCTCACCCTCAGTTAATCGAGATCGATCTTGATTCCTCCTCTATCGGATCGGAAGGCGGAATAAGGAAGTTAGAAGAGGTGATCCATTCGGTTATCGTGAGACGTTCCGCACCTGATTGGCTCCCTTTTTTGCCTGGATACTCTTACTGGGTCCCACCTCTTCCTAATCAACCGTTTGTGAAAGTAGGAGGAGGTATACATGGTcatagaggaggaggaggaggtgatTTTGATCCTCATAGGATTGTTGAGGTTGTCGGGAAGCTTGCTTCTGTGAGGAGTCATTTTGGTTCGTCTTCGTTGTTGTTGTCGGAGGATGAAACGGCGTGCGTGTCAAGGGTTCGTGGTTGGCCCTCTTCTTCCTTTTTTACTGGAGGTATACATATGTTTAAAAAGGAGGAAGCTTTAAATgtttaaattttttgtttttaattcaaatacttttaattatataatatttgcaTAATATTGGCATGACATGAGTTTAAATGGAGTAACGggtcagtgaggattcatatagcgatccctaacttgtttgggactgaggcatTGAGGCGTAGTAGTTGTTTCTTTTTGGTGGGACAAATGAGAGGTAACGTTTTTGTGTTTTAGTTGATTATGTTTTAATTATTTAGTTTTTGCATAATACTGGCATGACATAGTTTAAATGAAGTAATATGGTCCATGAGGATTCACATAGCCAACCCCAAACTTGGTTGGGACTGActcttaattgttgttgttgtttctttttGGGAGAACAATTGAGAAGTAAAAACAATTGTCTAGTTTTTTAGACCATATGGCTTAGTTCAAGTGGCGAACGTTGAGGGACTTGTAACTTAGGTCGCAAGGTTCGAGCCCATGCAATGCGAACTAATCCTGGTAATTTAAGTGGGAATGGTAGATAAGCAGACCCATCTTCCCAAGTTTCGAAGAATGCGGTCGGTCCTATGGGTTGGCCCCAGACAGATTTCTCAgtcattaaaaaaaaattcttgtttttagctcACAGTGGTAGTGTAGAGACTGAAAATAAATTAGCGATTTGAGGTATTATCGCCAATATAAATGCTAGTAAGACCTATTTTTTTGGAATTGATTGCTTAAGGCATATCTTGCTGACTATGTAAGTGTAGGTGGTCCCTAGCTTACACAAAGGAAGGAGACTTGCGGAAAGTTAACCGCCAAGCTAAAAATAGTCTAGTTATAATTCCTACAAAGGATACCGTAGAATCATATAACTAGTGTCTTAGTCTTTTATTTCACATCGGATAAATGTCTTGCAGTTCCAAAACCAACCACACCACAGGTTTGCACATGGTCTAGAGTCAAATGGGATATCCCAGTAATAAGTAGAATCTTAATGCAACATCCCAAACTCAGTTGAAATATTTGATACTacgggtgtgtttggtatgaaggaaaatgttttccatggaaaatgagtggttttatcacttatttttccttgtttggttggtaaGTGGAAaacttttttcgaaaaatattgtctagtgtttggttagagattaaaaatatgtttttaggaaaatatttttttatgctactctcctcattCACTTCCCCAAAGTCCCCATGTTTCCTTGCTCCCCCCCAAATACCCAACGTTTCATGACTCTATTTCAAACCACTACATTCTTTCTGAAAGATCTCACTGGTGGCCAACCCATTGTGCCCTGCAATaatacaaaaattcaaaacatattttttagaaattaattgtataaaaattacatttagtattgggaaataaaagaaaagggatTACATCAATTTCTGTTTTAGTCAGAACTGCTCATATGACAAAAACACAAATGTATACGTCATATAGTCAAaccattttgttttctttcttaaaaaaaaagaagaaatttctaTACACACTAGTATTAAATATGGAGAAAAAATGGCtaaaattttactatttttttttactgATTAAATTCTGTTTAGCCAAGGTATATGATAGTAATACTCATTAATTAACAATGGAGCTAGAGGCCTATAGTTGAACTTGTTTGCAGTGAAAATTAAAAGTGTGTGACAGAAAATGCATTTCTGGATATTCCTCAATGTACCACTATCCACGAGACAacgttaaaatcatgaaaatataaaagaaaatactattaataatatttttatttaagggtggggtggggtgggatgGGAGCGGGGTGGGTTGGCTGGGATGGGGAATAGGTGGGGAAGTTTgtaaaagagttttgaaaaatgttttcccttctcttaatagaaaaaacattttccttcaattggaggaaaatgagttgatgaggaaaatatttttccaaaatatttaagccaaccaaacatggaaaaatttaaaaacattttcggaaaatgttttcctttcaTACCAATTCGGGTATgaagctgcttagccatactatgaaagtctgggtGAGGGTGATAGAGCTAAGAGTGAGGAGAagtgtgtctattttcgagaaccagTTCGGATTTATGCCGGGGCATTCGACTACAAAAgtcatccaccttgttaggagattgatggagcagtataggccCATAGGGAGAGAAaaaaggacttgcatatggtgttcatcgacttagaaaaggcgtacgataaCGTTCTGtgggaggttttgtggagatgtttggaggctaaagGTGTACCGGTtgcctacgttaggttgattaaggacatgtatgatagagtaaagacccgagtgaggatAGCGGGTGGGGACTCGAACCAttttccggttatgatggggttgcatcaggggtcggcacTCAACCCTTTTTTatttgctctggtgatggacgtactgacgcgccacatccaaggggaggtgctgtggtgcatgctatttgcagatgatattgtattgattaaCGAGACGCGAGACTGTGTGaacgcgcaattagaggtatggaggcagaccctggaatctaaaggtttcaagtttagcaggaccaagacaaaatacttggagtgtaagttcagtggtgagactcaaggaggggaaggggaggtgaggctggactcgcaggtcatccctaggagggggagttttaagtaccttgggtttATTATTCATGGGGATGAGAAGATTGATAAAGATGTCTCCtatcgtattggggcgggatggatgaaatggagactcgcttccggtgttttgtgtgacaagaaggtgccaccaaaacttaagggtaagttctacagagtggtggtcagaccaacgatgttgtatggggctgagtgttgccagtcaagatcgctcatgtccagaagatgaagataACAGAGATGATGATGttgttagataggatcagaaatgaggttattcgcgataaggtgggtgtggctcctaatgaggacaagatgcgggaaacgCGGTTTAGGTAGTTTGGTCATGTGAGTAGGAGGAGCACAAACGCCCagatgaggaggtgtgagaggttgacattggagggcctacggagaggtagaggtaggctaAAGAAGAGGTATGacgaggtgattaggcaagacatggtgTAGCTTCAgttgaccgaggacatgacccttgataggaaggtatgaagGTCGAGGATTAGGATAGTAGAGTaagtagtctagagtgttcataacattagtattggcacgcagtcttGCTTTCTGTTgatagtaggtttttatgactaaccgttgttttctttcattgttgatcaccttactgtcttgttgtttttattttgctttatatggttttttggtactgtccctttttgtctatatttttattaatgtggtgcttatgctttcatgagccgagggtctattggaaacaacctctctatcctcacaaggtaggggtaaggtatgcgtacacactaccctccccagacccgaTGGTGtaggataatactgggtatgttgttgttttccttcgtaccaaacacaccttaCAAGGATAAACTTTCTCTAGAGCTGTACGGAAAGCATAAATACCCCAAGGCGAAGAGGTTAAACCAAAATTTTGAAGTAGGTCTAAAAGCACCTCTATTTGCCGAGGAATATAGGATGTTAAGTCCACAATAGGGTATTTATGAGCCATAGTTGCATGATTGTTACAAGATTCCATCGGAATTATTCTGGGTGTCTTCCAGTTTTTAGGTTTAATGAACCACTTTGTTATGTGGTTAGGGTTGAAGGTGGCTTTAGCTTCTGTTCCCTTTGAGTGTTTAAACCTCATGCCTCTAACTCCTACAGGCATTGAATTCTGATCCTCTTAAGATTATTTTTTAACAGACTTGAATTCTCAGCTGGTGGTTCAGGTGATCACCTTGTTTTGATGGAAAGATTTCAGCTTTGTTTCTTTGGCACTTTGCTCATTAGGTGTAGTATCTAGAAATGGTGTTTAACTTAATTGGCTAATTTAATACTAACAACTTTGAACTTAACTAGTACTCATAAAAAAGAAGTTTAGAAGTAGTACACAAGGAGTTAGTCTTCTTCAGTTTGGTTGGTACATTGCATTAGTTAACACATTGGAGGAACTATTTTCTTCTAGCAAGCCTATTTCAAGTTATATGTTTTAAGTAGGTTGATCTCTAGTGAAGATGGAGAAGTAGTGGAGTTCTAACAAAATCTTACATGAGTGACTTCTCTTGATGCTTAGTTAAATTTGTCTCTGGCTACATTAACGGATCAGAGTTGCTGCTCCACCTAGAAATACAACAGCGAACCTTTGTACCAGCTCTATGGTATATTTGTAATAGCAGCTTTGACAATAATATTAGCATTTCTTCCCTACTTGCAGGAAGTGCACCCACATTCCCAGTCCCAGTGCAGGTGGTCGAAGTGGAGGTAAAGCTTGAGGACAACTCAGATTATGACTCTAAATCAGAGGATGAAGGCTAAATGACCTGTCATCCATAGAGTGAGCTGTCATAGTAAGTTGTTTATCAACCTTTGCATTTTGTGATCTGCTTTGGCTTCGACCTTCCTGTTCCATCTGGAGGGATCTACTTTTAATTCTTGGTTTGAGTCATTTAGTCTCAATCCTATTTTTATCTCTACGACTTCTTTTACATCTCATGAAATTCCATTTTTAAGCCAGAGCCAGGTCAGGCATTTCTTGGTCGTCCTTGTGATTTGGGCGATAGTTTTATGAGGTCTCTTTCCTTATATTGAGGGGGTGAATGGATAGTGGAAAATCTATCAAAAGGGTTTTGGGGTTGGGAAACTTGAACTGGTTAGAAAACTACTGGCAAGCTTTTTATGTTACAACTTAAACAAGATATGTGATTAATACAATTTGGTTTATGTGCATTTCTTTGATTGTCTACATTGTTGAATTTTGCAGGCTTAGTAACCTTGTAAATTCTTTGAAAACCTGGAAAACATAAGAAGCTGCTTACCTAAGAAATGGCATGCAAAAGTTACACGGATCGGAGTTTGGGGTCGAAGCTCTTTCATCCGCCCCCGCCCCGCCCTCTTGTTCGATGTAATGACTCAGTGCTCAGCCTAGCTAGAAAATATCTTGTATTTATGGTGTTTGAACTGTATGATCTGGAAAAATAATCAGCCTATTAAGTTTAATGCTGTTTGCTTTTGGTCTAATGTGTGTTGCAAGGCTTTTAACCAGTTGTCAGCGATATCAACGTCTCAGCTGTTCCATTGGCTGGCTTGTCATCTACTATGTTCAACATTACGCCCCTTAAGAAATGTATTTAATACTACTAAATTAATAGATTTTATATAAGAGTGTTTGCTTAAACTACTTTCTTTTTCCGTCTCTAAACATTTTACGTAATTGACACTTCACTAAATGATCAGTAAAGATACATTTATTTAGTAAAGAGAGCGATAAATGACTTCTTGCTTTTAATAGAAAATTAGTACTGTATTAGAGTAATTTCTTTAGAGGTGGATCATGTCTGGCGGTACATTTGAGCTACTTATCACACTCAGGTGAAAGTATATGCCAATACACTTTAGGTAAAATGGCCTCCGAGCCACTTAAACTTGCACCCAATTGTCAATCCGGTAAATGAACTTAAAAGTTTTCCATTTGAACACTTTAACTTAATTATTATCACATTAATAAACCACTTTGACCATTGATCATACTTATGTGGCAATGACATAGCTGATGTGGCCGAGGTACGTGCAAATCACGCTTGTAAGACGCGTAACTATGCGagttttcattttaaaaaaaactaaaactatAAACAATAAAGAAACAAAGGAAATGTTTCTGTTCCTTTCCCCCATTAACGTCGTTCCCTTCACCTCCCCTAATTCCCCTttaatttctcttcttcttccttttcacgattaattttctttttcttatgatAAAAATTTTGTGCAACTTTTTGATTTTTCGGGGATTGTGATTTTGATTGGTTTTAGTAGTTAaagatgaaaaagtgatgattatCAAAGGTGGTTTTTGATGAGGTCACTGGTGAATTTTTTTCGGGGAGAATTGATTGTGCTTCTCTTAGTTGCAGATTTGGATGTTGAGGTTTTGAGAGTTGAATTCTATCGGAATTTCCATATATCTTATGCAACTCTCCAATTTTTTTCGCTCCCACGATCCTAGCAGGTATAGCGAATaggaatagaaagaaaaaaaagttaaaatattaagaaattggtgttttttttattgatttggaagttttagaatgaagaaggatgAAGTTCATAGTTGATTTGAGGGATTTTAGAGTAGATGATTATGATGTCTATGGTGGATGAAACATATGGTGATGGTGGGGCTGCCATGGTGCAGAGGAAgagaaagtttttttttaattttttttaaaataaattggtgAAAAAAGACTGAGACCTGTAAATTACACTTGTCAAACAATAATAGGTTAAGAATATAACGTGTCAATTGTGTCATAGCGATTGAGGAACACGCTCAGCTAGAGGTGTTTATTAGTACTCATTCCGTCAAGTATAAGTATTCAAATGAGAAACTTCTAAGTTTATTTACCGGGTTGATAATTAGGTACAAATTTAGGTGGCCCAGAGGCTATTTTGCCTACTCTTTATTGTAGGTTTGAACATATGTAAGTTATGACAATCTTGATCTTGAACCGCAGTTTGATTTTTGAGGCAAACAAGCAAAAATAGCGCGACCTTGGTTTAAATAAACTATATTTTTTGTTAGTGTACGTAAACAATGAAAAGCTATATTTGCGTATTGCTTGAGACTTTTTTTTCTctatacaacaacaataaacctAGTGAATTCTAATATGTGGGGTATGGGAAGAGTAGGGTGTATGCGGACCTTACCCCGACTCTGGGAGGGCATAGAAGTTGTTTTCGTTAGACCCTAGactaaagaaaagatgaaacgAAACAGTGGCAacaagcaataacaacaacaagatattaAGAAAATCGAAACGAAAGATAACAATCAAACAATAGGTAATGATGGCAACCTAAGAATATAAAGATACCATACTAACATTAAAACTACCGGTACGAGAGAGAAAAAGTTAAAAGGTCTACTACCTATTAACCTTCTACTCTAATTCTCGACCTCGACGCCCTCCCATCaagagtcatgtcctcggtaagcttaAATTATGCCATGtcctgtctaatcacctctccccaatacttctttggcctacctctacctctcctcatgTCCACTAAGGTCAACCTCTCACATCTCCTAACTGAGGCATTTGTGCTTCTCTTCTttacatgtccgaaccatctcagcctcgccTCCCGCATCCTAGACTCCATGGGGGCCACTCCTACCTTTTCTCGGATATCTCATTCCTGATATTATATTACGTGGTATGCCCGCACATCaatctcaacatccttatttcagctactttcatcttctggcatgagaattcttgactggccaacactctaccccatacaacatagtcggtctgaccaccactttgtagaacttacctttaagtgtTAGTGGCACATTCTTGTTACACATGACACCAGATGCAAGCCTTCATTTCATCCACCCTACTTcgatacgatgtgtgacatcctcatcaatctcaCCCATTTTCTTGTACTACTAACCtaaggtacttgaaactttctcttttggggatgacttgtgCATCAAGCTTCACATCCATATCCGCTACCTGGGTGCTGCTAAACTTGCACTCCAAATATTCTGTCTTAGTCATGcttaacttgaaacctttagactttagggtatgtctccaaacctccaacctcttATTAAAAGCACCTCGCATCtcgtcaatcagaactatgtcatctgaaataacatacaccatgacacctccccttTAATGTGTCTTGTCAGTGCATCTATCGTCAAGGAAAATAAAAACGGGCTAATGGTTGACCGTTGGtgctaggggtgtcaatggtctGGTTTGGCtcgttattttataaaatttataccataccaatttttcggttattctgttatatataaccaaaattaaaattctcgaaaccgtctcaatcatgtcggtttcggttaattttcggtatttctttttaaatgtcatgtaaaaTTCACTAGTAGAAGTATAATataacatacgtacttttatatgacttagcaaaactctctagatatttttactgtttaaagggtgatgaattaagaaaacataAAAGATGgttagagtatagatccatcaattATTCTACAGTAGCGTAAAGAAACTAagtaaagacaaagaaaatataatcacacgagtggaaagaaattaatcaagctaggactcaagaataaaggctatagaagattaaatattcaaaaagataaatctaaatcatatgaaaggaaacatattcaatatatTGTAGTTTGTTACTCATAATAGCTAGAATTCCTTGTATCTTGCTAGTGAATGtgctgaaaataatttagtttcaataagagtagcataataggtttgataattaagattttaattttaattacttgttggcttgtaaccgtTTTCATagttccaaagtccaaaaatttTTTAATGCAAACTtaacatataaatatatttttcacatgtggATTTATTCGGTGCagtttgatattttttgattcattttcataaaataaaagcctaccctaattatcggtgtgattatagatttatataaaagtTATAGTTTTATTAAAAGAGATCTAAAAATTGGTTTGGTACGGTACGGTTCGGTAGATTTAGTcaatttttaaatatccattgacacccaacctggtgcaaccccatcacaaCTAAAAAATACGGAAAGTGTTCTGGGTCTCCTCCCACTATCCTTACTCGGATCTTAGcttcatcatacatgtccttaatttccCTAATGTAGACTACATGCatacctctagcctccaaacatctccatagaGCCTCTCTTGGGACTTTGTCGTATATTTTCTCCAAATCAATGAACACCATATACAAGTCCTTTTTCATCTTCCTATattgctccatcaatctcctaacaaggtgaaCGTCTTCCGTAGTCGAACGGCCCGGCATGAATCCGAACTGGCTATCGAAAATAGACACATCATTACTTCTATCACCATCTCCCAATCTTTCATAGTATGACTTAGCAGCTTGATACTCCTATAgttgttgcaattttggatatttCCACTGTTCTTGTATAACAGAATCATCATATTCCACCTCCATTCTTTGGGCATTTTGTAAGTCCTAAAAATAACGTTAAACATCTAAgcgagccactccaagcctgttCTACTCGCATTCTTCTAGGATTCCACAGGGATTTCGTCTAGCCCGATCGCTATACGCATaatcatcttacgcatagcccacTAAATCTCCTCGACTCTTAtgcgcctacaatacccaaaattTTGACGACTCTCAGAGTGATATAAATCATCCAGCACGATGTTCATATTCCCCTCTTCATTCAAGAGTTAATGAAAGTATGTCTGACATCTTCGCCTAATCTGTGCCTCTTCCAGCAAAACTCTGTtttcctcgtctttgatgcattCACTTGATCCAAGTCACAGTCCTTCTTTTCTCTAATCTTGGCTAGCTTGTACAACTTCTTGTCCCTACCTTTGATCCTATGTTCCTCATACAAACGTCCAAATATTGCAGTCTTAGCCGCGGTAGCCGCTAACTTCGCCTCCTTCTTAGCCTTCATGTACCACTCCATAT is drawn from Nicotiana tabacum cultivar K326 chromosome 9, ASM71507v2, whole genome shotgun sequence and contains these coding sequences:
- the LOC107822935 gene encoding uncharacterized protein LOC107822935, producing the protein MARLLSNNSQIQTLTRTLTRPKFAPPLPLTLRHRSNSNRSGDGDGSGEGEPPHPQLIEIDLDSSSIGSEGGIRKLEEVIHSVIVRRSAPDWLPFLPGYSYWVPPLPNQPFVKVGGGIHGHRGGGGGDFDPHRIVEVVGKLASVRSHFGSSSLLLSEDETACVSRVRGWPSSSFFTGGSAPTFPVPVQVVEVEVKLEDNSDYDSKSEDEG